The Pochonia chlamydosporia 170 chromosome 1, whole genome shotgun sequence genome window below encodes:
- a CDS encoding MFS multidrug transporter (similar to Metarhizium robertsii ARSEF 23 XP_007822276.2) translates to MRRLPTRLPPRQFHIQPSRRPNLTFTPPTQKFYSSIAAAEEEPSMTPAESAIAELLRQKLQPTELLVRDVSGGCGSMYAIDIASPAFKGATMLKQQRMVNAALGDVMRGWHGVQLNTRVSE, encoded by the coding sequence ATGCGCCGGCTACCAACACGCCTCCCACCCCGTCAATTCCACATCCAACCCTCCAGACGACCCAACCTCACATTCACACCTCCCACCCAGAAATTCTACTCAtccatcgccgccgccgaagaagaaCCGTCCATGACGCCCGCCGAATCCGCCATCGCCGAGCTTCTCCGCCAAAAGCTCCAACCGACAGAACTGCTTGTGCGCGACGTATCCggcggctgtggcagcaTGTacgccattgacattgcgTCGCCGGCCTTCAAAGGCGCCACGAtgctcaagcagcagcgCATGGTGAATGCTGCGCTGGGAGATGTCATGAGGGGTTGGCATGGTGTGCAACTTAATACGAGGGTATCCGAGTAA
- a CDS encoding acetyl-CoA carboxylase (similar to Aspergillus terreus NIH2624 XP_001218324.1) produces MPDVSGANGTNGRTVPVANGKASYAEKHNIADHFIGGSRLENAAPSKVKDFVAQHDGHTVITNVLIANNGIAAVKEIRSVRKWAYETFGDERAIHFTVMATPEDLQANADYIRMADHYVEVPGGTNNHNYANVELIVDIAERMNVHAVWAGWGHASENPKLPESLAASPNKIVFIGPPGSAMRSLGDKISSTIVAQHAAVPCIPWSGTGVDAVEVDKKGIVTVADDVYAKGCVTSWQEGLEKAKEIGFPVMIKASEGGGGKGIRKALSEDGFEALYKAAASEIPGSPIFIMKLAGNARHLEVQLLADQYGNNISLFGRDCSVQRRHQKIIEEAPVTIAKSDTFKAMEDAAVRLGKLVGYVSAGTVEYLYSHADDKFYFLELNPRLQVEHPTTEMVSGVNLPAAQLQIAMGLPLHRIRDIRVLYGVDPRTSGEIDFEFKNEGTAQAQRRPTPTGHTTACRITSEDPGEGFKPSNGVMHELNFRSSSNVWGYFSVGTQGGIHSYSDSQFGHIFAYGENRQASRKHMVVALKELSIRGDFKTTVEYLIKLLETEAFEDNTISTGWLDELISKRLTAERPDTMLAVVCGAITKAHIASEACMAEYRGGLEKGQVPSKEILKTVFNIDFIYEGFRYKFTATRASADSYHLFINGSKCTVGVRALSDGGLLILLDGHSHNVYWKEEVGATRLSVDSKTCLLEQENDPTQLRTPSPGKLVQYAVENGAHVKAGQTYAEVEVMKMYMPLVAQEDGIVQLIKQPGATLEAGDILGILALDDPSRVKQAQAFVDKLPPYGDPVVVGSKPAQRFSVLRSIMLNILNGYDNSVVMAAALKELIEVLRNPDLPYSEWNAQFSALHARMPQKLDSQFAQIVERSKARHSEFPAKALQKAFQKFLEEGLPANDAETLKNTLAPLTEVLDAYVEGSKVHELNFIQSLIEAYVDVEKLFLGHSQEDSVILRLRDQNKDNLAKVVQTVLSHSRVGAKSSLILAILDEYRPNKPNVGNIGKYLRDPLRKLTELSSRPTSKVSLKAREIMIQCSLPSLEERTAQMEHILRSSVIESRYGESGWDHREPNLDVIKEVVDSKYTVFDVLPLFFGHEDPWVGLAALEVYVRRAYRAYILKKIDYHNDETDSPQFVSWDFQLRKIGQSEFGLPLQSAAPSTPGTPGVHDANVKRIYSISDMSYLTSKWEEEPTRKGIIVPCKYLDDADELLQKALETLAFHNKQNRQHNATAILNDLSGKRKPFNAVQRDAKTEDELSAVINVAVRDAESNDDKELMARIKPIVEQFRSELLVRGVRRLTFICGHGDGSYPGYFTFRGPEYLEDDSIRHSEPSLAFQLELARLAKFHIKPVFTENKNIHVYEAVGKAVDTDKRYFTRAVIRPGRLRDEIPTAEYLISEADRVINDIFDALEIIGNNSSDLNHIFMNFTPVFQLDPKAVEQSLQGFLDRFGARGWRLRVAQVEIRIICTDPSTSTPYPLRVVITNTSGYVVDVDMYAERKSEKGEWVFHSIGGTSEKGSMHLLPVTTPYATKNALQPKRYKAHLMGTQYVYDFPELFRQAIQNSWARAVKDQPALASQQPKVGDCISYTELVLDDKDTLQEVNREPGTNACGMVGWIFKARTPEYPSGRRFIVVANDITYNIGSFGPKEDNFFHKCTELARKLGIPRIYLSANSGARLGLANELMPFFKVAWNDPAKQDAGFRYLYLDEKTKENFKDEVMTEEVTEDGEKRHKIVTIVGREDGLGVECLRGSGLIAGATSRAYNDIFTVTLVTCRSVGIGAYLVRLGQRAVQIEGQPIILTGAPALNNLLGREVYTSNLQLGGTQIMYRNGVSHMTANDDFAGVSRIVEWMSFVPEKRNGPIPVSPSSDSWDRDVVYCPPQKQAFDVRWMISGKHESDGGFQSGLFDKDSFVETLGGWARTVVVGRARLGGIPMGVIAVETRSVENITPADPANPDSIEQVSNEAGGVWYPNSAFKTAQAINDFNYGEQLPLMILANWRGFSGGQRDMYNEVLKYGSFIVDALVKYEQPIFVYIPPFGELRGGSWVVVDPTINPTAMEMYADVEARGGVLEPEGIIGIKYRKEKQLETMARMDPTYANLKKQLDDKNLTPEEAAEIKKKVVAREKELLPVYAQIAVQFADLHDRAGRMKAKGTIRDSLEWVNSRRYFYWRLRRRLNEEYILRRMATSVLSSSSNDSNSSKATDLRGHNLHLLQSWSGIVGFDTSDREVAEWYEKERKTIGEKVDALKAEHLAAEVAEVVRSQKTAGWKGVREVLRVMPVEERDAILKYLKE; encoded by the exons ATGCCCGACGTATCAGGAGCTAACGGCACCAATGGCCGAACGGTGCCAGTTGCTAATGGCAAGGCCAGCTACGCCGAGAAGCACAATATCGCAGACCACTTCATTGGAGGAAGCAGACTGGAAAATGCGGCACCCAGTAAGGTCAAGGACTTTGTTGCTCAACATGACGGACACACAGTCATCACCAAC GTTTTGATTGCCAACAACGGTATCGCTGCCGTCAAAGAGATCCGATCTGTGCGAAAATGGGCATACGAAACGTTTGGCGATGAGAGAGCAATTCACTTTACCGTGATGGCTACTCCCGAAGATTTACAGGCCAATGCCGACTATATTCGAATGGCTGACCATTACGTCGAAGTTCCTGGCGGCACCAATAACCACAATTACGCAAACGTTGAGCTGATTGTGGATATTGCTGAGCGTATGAACGTCCACGCTGtttgggctggctggggtcACGCTTCCGAAAATCCCAAACTGCCAGAATCTCTGGCTGCCTCACCAAACAAGATTGTCTTCATTGGTCCTCCTGGATCCGCCATGCGATCACTTGGTGACAAGATCTCGTCCACAATTGTAGCTCAACACGCCGCTGTACCTTGCATTCCCTGGTCTGGAACCGGTGTCGAcgctgttgaagttgacaagaAGGGTATCGTCACTGTTGCGGACGATGTCTATGCCAAGGGTTGCGTGACCTCCTGGCAAGAGGGCTTGGAAAAGGCCAAAGAAATCGGCTTCCCCGTCATGATCAAGGCCTCAGAAGGTGGCGGTGGTAAGGGTATTCGTAAGGCTTTGAGCGAGGATGGCTTTGAGGCTCTCTACAAGGCCGCTGCCAGCGAAATTCCCGGCTCccccatcttcatcatgAAATTGGCTGGCAATGCCAGACATTTGGAAGTTCAGCTGCTTGCTGATCAATACGGCAACAACATCTCTCTCTTCGGCAGAGATTGCTCTGTTCAGCGACGACACCAAAAGATTATTGAGGAAGCCCCtgtcaccattgccaagtcGGACACCttcaaggccatggaggaTGCTGCTGTCCGTTTGGGTAAATTGGTCGGCTACGTTTCTGCTGGTACTGTGGAATATCTGTACTCGCACGCCGACGACAAGTTTTACTTCCTCGAGCTGAACCCACGTCTCCAGGTCGAGCATCCCACTACTGAAATGGTCAGCGGTGTTAACTTGCCCGCTGCCCAGCTTCAGATTGCCATGGGTCTGCCTTTGCATCGCATTCGCGATATCCGAGTCTTGTACGGCGTCGATCCCAGAACCTCGGGTGAGATTGATTTTGAGTTCAAAAACGAGGGTACCGCCCAAGCTCAACGTCGCCCTACGCCCACCGGCCACACCACTGCTTGCCGTATCACCTCCGAGGATCCTGGTGAGGGCTTCAAGCCTTCCAATGGTGTGATGCACGAGTTGAACTTTCGAAGTAGCTCAAATGTCTGGGGCTACTTCTCTGTCGGTACTCAGGGTGGTATTCACAGCTACTCCGACAGTCAGTTTGGCCACATTTTCGCCTATGGCGAGAACCGACAGGCGTCCCGTAAACATATGGTTGTCGCCCTGAAAGAACTGAGCATTCGCGGTGACTTCAAGACTACTGTCGAGTATCTCATCAAATTGCTGGAAACCGAGGCTTTCGAAGACAACACCATCTCCACTGGCTGGCTCGACGAGCTCATTTCCAAGCGTCTCACCGCTGAgcgaccagacaccatgtTGGCTGTCGTTTGCGGCGCCATTACCAAGGCTCACATTGCTAGTGAAGCCTGCATGGCCGAATACCGCGGTGGCCTGGAGAAGGGCCAGGTTCCCTCCAAGGAAATTCTCAAAACCGTTTTCAACATTGACTTCATTTACGAGGGTTTCCGATACAAGTTCACTGCTACCCGAGCCAGCGCCGACAGCTACCACCTCTTCATTAACGGCTCCAAGTGCACTGTAGGAGTCCGAGCTCTCAGTGACGGTGGTTTGCTGATCCTCCTCGACGGACACAGCCACAATGTCTACTGGAAGGAGGAAGTTGGCGCCACTCGTTTATCCGTTGACAGCAAGACCTGCTTGCTCGAGCAGGAGAACGATCCCACCCAGCTGCGAACTCCTAGTCCCGGCAAGCTGGTTCAATATGCCGTGGAGAACGGTGCAcatgtcaaggctggccaGACCTACGCTGAAGTCGAGGTCATGAAGATGTACATGCCTCTTGTTGCCCAAGAGGATGGCATTGTACAGCTCATCAAGCAGCCAGGTGCCACCCTCGAAGCCGGTGACATTCTTGGTATCCTTGCCCTGGATGACCCCAGCCGTGTGAAGCAGGCTCAGGCTTTTGTTGACAAGCTGCCTCCCTATGGCGACCCAGTCGTTGTCGGTTCCAAACCCGCCCAGCGCTTCTCTGTACTCCGTTCCATTATGCTCAATATCTTGAACGGATATGACAACTCTGTCGTCATGGCCGCGGCTCTGAAGGAGCTTATTGAGGTCCTTCGAAATCCTGATCTTCCTTACAGCGAATGGAATGCTCAATTCTCAGCTCTCCACGCCCGCATGCCCCAGAAGCTTGATTCGCAGTTCGCTCAGATTGTTGAGCGATCCAAGGCTCGCCACTCCGAGTTTCCAGCCAAGGCTTTGCAGAAGGCATTCCAGAAGTTCCTTGAAGAGGGTCTACCCGCCAACGATGCCGAGACATTGAAGAATACGCTTGCTCCTCTCACTGAAGTTCTCGATGCCTATGTTGAGGGCTCCAAGGTCCACGAGCTTAACTTCATCCAGTCATTGATTGAGGCCTATGTCGATGTGGAGAAACTGTTCCTTGGCCACTCTCAGGAGGACAGCGTTATTCTTCGTCTGCGTGACCAAAACAAGGACAACCTCGCCAAGGTTGTTCAGACTGTTCTTTCTCACAGCCGCGTCGGCGCCAAGAGTTCTCTCATCCTTGCTATTCTTGACGAATATCGCCCCAACAAGCCCAACGTTGGCAACATCGGCAAATATCTCCGTGACCCTCTGCGCAAGCTGACGGAACTTTCCTCCCGTCCCACGTCCAAGGTCTCGCTCAAGGCACGTGAGATTATGATCCAGTGCTCTCTACCTTCTTTGGAAGAACGTACCGCTCAGATGGAGCACATTTTGCGATCCTCCGTCATTGAGTCTCGATATGGAGAAAGCGGATGGGATCACCGTGAGCCCAACCTGGACGTGATCAAGGAAGTTGTCGACTCGAAATACACCGTCTTTGACGTTCTGCCCCTCTTCTTTGGCCACGAGGATCCTTGGGTCGGACTGGCTGCATTGGAAGTTTACGTCCGCCGAGCTTACCGTGCTTATATtctcaagaagattgacTACCACAACGACGAGACTGACTCGCCGCAATTTGTCTCTTGGGATTTCCAGCTGCGAAAGATTGGTCAGTCTGAGTTTGGTCTGCCTCTTCAGTCTGCCGCTCCATCAACTCCCGGAACCCCTGGAGTTCACGACGCCAATGTCAAGCGCATCTACTCTATTAGCGACATGTCGTACCTGACCAGCAAGTGGGAAGAAGAGCCTACTCGCAAGGGTATCATTGTTCCTTGCAAGTACTTGGATGATGCGGATGAGCTCCTCCAGAAGGCTCTTGAGACTTTGGCTTTCCACAACAAGCAGAACCGCCAGCACAATGCTACAGCCATCCTCAATGACCTCAGCGGCAAGCGAAAGCCTTTCAACGCCGTTCAGAGAGATGCCAAGACCGAGGACGAGCTGTCTGCTGTCATCAACGTTGCTGTCCGTGACGCAGAGAGCAATGATGACAAGGAGCTTATGGCTCGCATCAAGCCTATCGTCGAGCAGTTCCGAAGCGAGTTGTTGGTTCGTGGCGTGCGCCGCCTGACATTCATCTGCGGCCATGGGGACGGCTCTTATCCTGGATACTTCACCTTCCGTGGCCCCGAGTACTTGGAGGACGATAGCATTCGTCACAGTGAGCCTTCTCTTGCTTTCCAGCTTGAGCTGGCACGCCTTGCCAAATTCCACATCAAACCCGTGTTCACCGAAAACAAGAACATTCACGTTTACGAGGCTGTTGGCAAGGCTGTTGACACCGACAAGCGATACTTCACCCGTGCTGTCATCCGACCTGGTCGTCTCCGCGACGAGATTCCCACCGCCGAGTACCTCATCTCTGAGGCTGACCGCGTCATCAACGATATCTTTGACGCCCTTGAGATTATCGGCAACAATTCTTCCGATCTTAACCACATCTTCATGAACTTTACTCCTGTGTTCCAGTTGGACCCCAAGGCTGTGGAGCAGAGTCTCCAAGGCTTCCTGGACCGTTTCGGCGCTCGAGGTTGGCGATTGCGTGTCGCTCAGGTGGAAATCCGTATTATTTGCACCgatccatcaaccagcacCCCTTACCCGCTCCGTGTTGTTATCACCAACACATCCGGATATGTCGTGGACGTCGACATGTATGCCGAGCGGAAGTCAGAGAAGGGCGAGTGGGTGTTCCACAGCATCGGTGGCACTAGCGAGAAGGGATCTATGCACTTGCTCCCTGTCACCACTCCATACGCAACGAAGAATGCCCTCCAGCCCAAGCGATACAAGGCTCACCTCATGGGAACTCAGTACGTCTATGACTTCCCCGAGCTCTTCCGCCAAGCTATCCAGAACAGCTGGGCCAGGGCTGTAAAGGACCAGCCAGCTCTGGCTTCTCAGCAGCCCAAGGTTGGTGATTGCATCTCCTACACCGAGCTTGTTcttgacgacaaggacaccCTCCAAGAGGTCAACCGTGAGCCTGGAACCAATGCGTGCGGCATGGTTGGCTGGATCTTCAAGGCTCGTACTCCCGAGTATCCTAGCGGCCGCCGATTCATTGTTGTCGCTAACGACATTACCTACAACATTGGTTCCTTCGGTCCTAAGGAAGACAACTTTTTCCACAAGTGCACCGAGCTGGCTCGAAAGCTTGGAATTCCCCGCATCTATCTGTCTGCTAACTCTGGTGCTCGCCTGGGCCTCGCCAATGAGTTAATGCCTTTCTTCAAGGTTGCTTGGAATGATCCCGCCAAGCAAGATGCCGGCTTCCGCTACCTGTACCTGGATGAGAAGACCAAGGAGAACTTCAAGGATGAGGTCATGACCGAAGAAGTCACAGAGGATGGTGAAAAGCGCCACAAGATTGTCACCATTGTCGGACGTGAGGACGGCCTTGGTGTGGAGTGTTTGAGAGGCTCTGGTCTCATCGCTGGTGCTACTAGCCGTGCCTACAACGATATTTTCACCGTGACCCTGGTTACCTGCAGATCAGTTG GTATTGGTGCTTACCTGGTCCGTCTTGGTCAGCGTGCTGTCCAGATTGAAGGCCAGCCCATTATCCTGACTGGCGCCCCCGCGTTGAACAACTTGCTCGGTCGTGAGGTGTACACTTCTAATCTGCAGCTTGGTGGCACCCAGATCATGTACCGAAATGGTGTCTCCCACATGACTGCCAATGATGACTTTGCCGGTGTCTCTCGCATTGTCGAGTGGATGTCATTCGTACCTGAGAAGCGTAACGGTCCCATCCCTGTCAGCCCCAGCTCCGACTCTTGGGACCGTGACGTTGTTTACTGCCCACCACAGAAGCAGGCGTTTGACGTCCGCTGGATGATCTCTGGCAAGCATGAATCTGATGGTGGCTTCCAGAGTGGTCTGTTTGACAAGGACTCCTTTGTTGAGACCCTTGGAGGCTGGGCCCGAACCGTTGTTGTCGGCCGTGCACGTCTTGGTGGTATCCCAATGGGTGTCATTGCTGTCGAAACTCGCTCTGTCGAGAACATTACTCCTGCCGATCCCGCCAACCCCGACTCCATCGAGCAGGTCAGCAACGaggctggtggtgtctggtaCCCCAACTCAGCATTCAAGACTGctcaagccatcaacgacTTTAACTACGGTGAACAGCTGCCGTTGATGATCCTGGCCAACTGGAGAGGTTTCTCTGGTGGTCAGCGAGATATGTACAACGAAGTCCTCAAGTATGGTTCGTTTATCGTCGACGCGCTCGTCAAGTATGAACAGCCCATCTTCGTGTACATTCCACCTTTTGGCGAGCTCCGTGGTGGATCCTGGGTCGTTGTTGATcccaccatcaaccccaCTGCCATGGAGATGTACGCTGATGTCGAGGCCCGTGGTGGTGTCCTCGAACCCGAGGGTATCATTGGTATCAAGTAtcgcaaggagaagcagctgGAGACCATGGCTCGCATGGATCCCACCTATGCTAATCTGAAGAAGCAACTTGATGACAAGAACTTGACTCCCGAGGAAGCTGCTGAaatcaagaagaaggtggtGGCTCGCGAGAAGGAGCTGCTGCCCGTCTATGCCCAGATTGCTGTGCAGTTTGCCGACCTGCACGACCGCGCTGGACGTATGAAGGCCAAGGGTACCATTCGTGACTCTCTGGAATGGGTCAATTCTCGCCGATACTTTTACTGGCGTTTGCGTCGCCGTCTCAACGAGGAGTATATCCTCCGACGCATGGCCACGAGTGTtttgtcgtcgtcatccaacGACTCAAACTCGTCTAAGGCGACGGACCTGCGAGGCCACAACCTGCACCTGCTACAGAGCTGGTCCGGCATTGTCGGTTTCGACACCAGCGACCGAGAAGTTGCCGAGTGGTACgagaaggagagaaagaCTATTGGAGAGAAGGTGGATGCTCTCAAGGCAGAACACCTTgctgctgaggttgctgaAGTTGTCCGCAGCCAGAAGACGGCTGGATGGAAGGGTGTACGTGAGGTGCTCAGAGTCATGCCCGTTGAGGAGCGGGACGCGATTCTCAAGTATCTCAAGGAATAA
- a CDS encoding subtilisin (similar to Talaromyces stipitatus ATCC 10500 XP_002484416.1): MVRTSLFVSLVAAAASALAADGHKQVVKTFVPGAYIFELEDGHDPAAFEQSVGKDGTTRMKLDYDLFKGVSVQLHDIDKAEEKAAKLAATPAVKAVFPVQLYNMPNPRVEWIAKNTPKAPSRLLSSRADDKTDVYPPHVMTQVDKLRAKGITGKGVKIAVVDTGIDYKHPALGGCFGKGCLVAFGTDLVGDAYTGFNTPQPDADPMDCGGHGSHVAGIVAAQPNTYGFTGAAPGATLGAYRVFGCSGQAGNDVLIAAFNQAYQDGANIITASIGGPSGWSEEPWAEAVSRIVDKGVPCTVSAGNEGAEGIFYASTAANGRRVTAIASYDNVQTPTLLYHAKYQIDTGADTQFGFVPSEPANWDGVTLPAWSNNFDLTVPNDGCDPFPANTPDLSKYIVLIRRGTCPFAQKVNNAVAKGAKNVIVYNNVAGAFPMDLTGVPAGAINAASMIDDKTGAVFINALKAGKKVTLKMISAQKTTSDVVTVNNTLTGGALSSFTSWGPTWEMDTKPQFGAVGGNVLSTYPRALGSYAVLSGTSMSCPQTAGILALIHEVRGTYDPELIQNLLSANANPQLFNDGTKFYDFLAPVPQQGGGLVQAYDAAYATTILSPSSLSFNDTDHFVKSLNFKLKNTDKKRITYKITHVPAISMYALGANSIYVDPFPNEAIKASATLKLSDTSFSLNGGQSQTIKVSATPPQGLDAARLALWSGYIVINGTDGTSLSLPYQGLTGSLHKSTVLAAKDTWISKSTDKQSQPVPPNSTFLIPAPGNTGANDTLPQLTVSLALGSRKLRADIVPMTTCPPKNLTTEFWGTKTIGQPYGFPALWGTRGLNNFPWDGRLDSGNYAPPGKYKFVVRALRIFGDEKKKEDWDVSTSPALYIKYK, encoded by the exons ATGGTGCGCACTTCACTCTTTGTGTCGCTCGTGGCGGCGGCCGCCTCTGCTCTCGCGGCAGACGGTCATAAGCAGGTTGTCAAGACGTTCGTTCCTGGTGCTTATATTTTTGAACTTGAGGATGGCCAT GATCCTGCTGCTTTTGAACAATCTGTGGGCAAAGATGGTACTACCCGAATGAAGCTCGATTACGACTTATTCAAAGGTGTTTCGGTTCAATTGCATGACATTGACAAAGCCGAGGAAAAAGCAGCGAAACTCGCCGCAACACCAGCGGTCAAGGCTGTGTTTCCGGTCCAACTCTATAATATGCCCAACCCTCGGGTCGAGTGGATTGCTAAGAACACCCCCAAAGCACCGAGCCGTCTCCTCTCCTCAAGGGCCGATGATAAAACCGATGTCTACCCTCCTCACGTCATGACCCAGGTTGACAAGCTCCGTGCGAAGGGCATCACCGGCAAGGGTGTCAAAATTGCCGTTGTTGACACAGGT ATTGATTATAAGCATCCTGCTCTAGGTGGCTGCTTCGGCAAGGGTTGCCTGGTCGCTTTCGGAACAGATCTTGTCGGTGATGCCTACACGGGATTCAATACTCCGCAACCCGATGCTGACCCCATGGACTGCGGCGGCCACGGTTCTCACGTTGCTGGTATTGTTGCTGCTCAACCCAATACATATGGTTTCACTGGCGCCGCTCCTGGTGCCACCTTGGGTGCTTATCGAGTATTCGGCTGTTCTGGCCAGGCTGGAAACGATGTCCTGATTGCTGCATTTAACCAAGCATATCAGGACggcgccaacatcatcacggCCTCCATTGGTGGGCCGAGCGGATGGTCCGAGGAGCCTTGGGCTGAGGCAGTCTCACGTATCGTCGACAAAGGCGTACCTTGCACTGTATCCGCCGGAAATGAAGGAGCAGAGGGTATTTTCTATGCTAGCACTGCAGCCAACGGCCGTCGTGTCACAGCCATCGCCTCTTATGACAATGTTCAAACACCAACTCTTTTGTATCACGCCAAGTACCAGATCGACACCGGTGCTGATACCCAGTTTGGCTTTGTTCCTTCTGAACCTGCCAACTGGGATGGTGTTACCCTTCCTGCTTGGTCCAACAACTTTGACCTTACCGTCCCCAACGATGGCTGTGATCCCTTCCCCGCAAACACTCCTGATCTTAGCAAGTACATTGTTCTGATCCGTCGTGGTACTTGCCCATTTGCCCAAAAGGTCAACAATGCCGTGGCTAAGGGCGCCAAGAATGTCATTGTATACAACAACGTTGCCGGTGCCTTCCCAATGGATCTTACCGGCGTTCCTGCAGGTGCCATCAACGCCGCCTCCATGATTGACGACAAAACCGGCGCCGTATTCATCAATGCTCTCAAGGCAGGCAAGAAGGTGACTCTCAAGATGATTAGCGCGCAAAAGACTACTTCGGACGTTGTCACTGTCAACAACACACTTACTGGTGGCGCTCTGAGTTCCTTCACCAGCTGGGGTCCAACTTGGGAAATGGATACGAAGCCCCAATTTGGCGCCGTCGGTGGTAACGTTCTTTCCACCTACCCGCGCGCCTTGGGTAGCTATGCCGTCCTCTCCGGTACCTCCATGTCCTGCCCTCAGACTGCGGGTATATTGGCTCTCATCCACGAAGTCCGTGGTACTTATGACCCTGAGCTCATCCAAAACCTGCTATCAGCCAATGCCAACCCACAACTGTTCAACGATGGCACCAAATTTTACGATTTCTTAGCTCCTGTTCCCCAACAAGGTGGAGGTCTTGTCCAGGCATATGATGCCGCCTATGCCACTACCATTCTTTCTCCTTCAAGCTTGTCCTTCAACGACACTGACCACTTTGTCAAGTCTCTCAACTTCAAGCTCAAGAATacagacaagaagagaattACGTACAAGATCACTCATGTTCCTGCCATCTCTATGTACGCCTTGGGCGCCAACTCGATTTATGTTGACCCGTTCCCCAACGAAGCTATCAAGGCTAGCGCTACCCTCAAACTTAGTGACACTAGTTTTTCTCTTAACGGCGGACAATCTCAGACCATCAAAGTCTCAGCTACCCCTCCTCAGGGCTTGGATGCTGCCCGACTTGCTCTGTGGTCCGGTTACATTGTTATCAATGGTACTGACGGTAcctctctgtctctgccTTACCAAGGTCTCACCGGCTCTCTCCATAAGTCGACTGTTCTCGCTGCCAAAGACACATGGATCTCCAAGTCGACGGACAAACAATCGCAGCCTGTACCTCCCAACTCGACCTTTTTGATTCCTGCGCCTGGAAACACTGGTGCCAACGACACCCTTCCCCAACTTACGGTCAGCTTGGCGCTTGGATCCAGAAAGCTCCGCGCAGACATCGTACCCATGACTACTTGCCCTCCCAAGAACCTTACAACCGAGTTCTGGGGTACCAAGACCATTGGTCAGCCGTACGGTTTCCCCGCTCTCTGGGGCACTCGCGGCCTGAATAACTTCCCTTGGGATGGCCGTCTCGATTCTGGCAACTATGCTCCTCCCGGCAAGTACAAGTTTGTTGTGCGTGCCCTGAGAATCTTTggagacgagaagaagaaggaggattgGGATGTTAGCACGTCGCCAGCCCTCTACATTAAGTACAAGTAG